The Mesorhizobium sp. AR02 genomic interval CCAGCGGGCGCACCTTCAGGCCGCTTTCCAGCAGTCCTTCATGAGCAAGGAACTGCAGCACGTGGCTGGCGAAGCCGCCGATGGCGCCCTCCTCCACCGTCACCAGAACCTCGTGCGAGCGGGCCAGCCGCCGGATCAGATCCTGGTCGAGTGGCTTGGCGAAACGGGCATCGGCAACGGTGGTGGAAAGCCCGGCCGCACCGAGTTCCTCGGCGGCGATCAGGCAATCCTGCAGCCGCGTGCCGAAAGACAGGAGTGCTACCTTGGTGCCTTCCCTGACGATGCGGCCCTTGCCGATTTCGAGAACCGAGCCACGTTCCGGCATGTCGACGCCGACGCCGTTGCCGCGCGGATAGCGGAAGGCGATCGGGCCGTCATCGTAGCTTGCCGCCGTGCGCACCATGTGGCGTAGCTCCGCCTCGTCGGCCGCCGCCATCACGACAAAGCCCGGCAGGCTCGCCAGGAAAGTGGTGTCGAACGCCCCGCAATGGGTGGCGCCATCGGCGCCAACGAAGCCGGCGCGATCGATGGGAAAACGCACCGGCAGTTTCTGGATCGCGACGTCGTGCACGACCTGGTCGTAGGCGCGCTGCAGGAAGGTCGAATAGACCGCCGCGAACGGCTTGTAGCCTTCGGTCGCGAGACCGGCAGCGAAGGTCACCGCATGCTGTTCGGCAATGCCGACATCAAACGTCCTTGACGGGAACACTTCGCCGAACAGGTCAAGCCCCGTGCCGCTCGGCATGGCGGCGGTGACGGCGACGATGCGGTCGTCCTCGCGCGCCTCCTGGATCAGGCTTTCGGCGAACACTTTTGTGTAGGCCGGTGCGTTGGCCGGCGCCTTGGCCTGCGCGCCGGTGATGACGTCGAACTTGTTGACGCCGTGATATTTGTCGGCGGCTTCTTCCGCCGGCGCGTAGCCCTTGCCCTTCTGGGTGACGACATGGATCAGCACCGGGCCTTCGCCATTGTCGCGGACATTTTTGAGCACCGGGATCAGATGTTCGAGATTGTGACCGTCGATCGGGCCGATGTGATAGAAACCGAGCTCCTCGAACAAAGTGCCGCCGGTGACATAGCCGCGCGCATGCTCGACTGCCCGCGTGATGGCGCGATCGGCGCGCTTGCCGAGGTAGGATGTCAGTTTCTTGCCGAAGTCGCGCAGGCCGGCATAGGCCTTGCCCGAGGCGAGACGCGCCAGATAGGCGCTCATCGCGCCGGTCGGCGGGGCGATCGACATGTCGTTGTCGTTGAGGATGACAATGAGCCGTGCATCGAGCGCGCCGGCATTGTTCATCGCCTCATAGGCCATGCCGGCCGACATGGCACCGTCGCCGATGACGGCAATCACATTGTTGCGGCCGCCGGCGAGGTCGCGCGCGGCGGCCATGCCGAGGCCCGCCGAGATCGATGTCGAGGAATGAGCGGCGCCAAACGGATCGTATTCGCTCTCGGCGCGGCGGGTGAAGCCGGACAGGCCGCCTTCCTGGCGCAGTGTGCGGATGCGATCGCGGCGGCCGGTGAGTATCTTGTGCGGATAGGCCTGGTGGCCGACATCCCAGATCAGCCGATCGTCGGGGGTGTTGAAGACATAATGCAGCGCCACCGTCAGTTCGACCACGCCGAGGCCAGCGCCGAGATGGCCGCCGGTGCGGGACACCGCGTCGACCAGTTCGAGGCGAAGCTCGGAAGCCAGTTGCGGCAATTCGCTCTCGTCAAGCGCGCGCAAATCCGCCGGAATGCGGACCTTGTCGAGAAGCGGCGTATGCGGCGTTGCGTTCACGGGTGCTCAGGCTTTCTGTTCAACGGCGGGATAGGCCGCCGGCCTGCGAAAGTAAATGCGTGTCAGTGACGCGGATCAATCAGGTCCCCTCGCCGATTTCCTCAGCTTTCCGGCAGCGGGATGAACTCTTCCTCGTCTCCAGGAACGATATCGAAGCGGCCCGTCTTCCATTCCTGCTTGGCCTGTTCGATGCGCTCCTTGGATGAGGAGACGAAATTCCACCAAATGTAACGTTTCGAGCCGAGCGAAGCGCCGCCGAACAGCATGAAATGCGCACCGCTTTGCGACGATATGATGATCTCGTCGCCGGGCCGGAACACCAGCAGCCGTTCGGCCGGAAAGACGTCGCCCGAAATCGCGACCTCGCCTTCCAGCGTATAGATGGCGCGCTCTTCGGCATCGGCTGGGATCTTTATGCTGGCGCCCGGCGCCAGCCTGAGGTCGGCGTAGAGCGTCTCGGTATCGGCCCGCACCGGGGAGCGCAGCCCCTGGAAGTCACCGATGACGACGCGGCCGCGAACGCCTTCGGCATCGATCTCGGGCAGCCGCAGGGCAGCGGTGTTCTCGAACACCGGCGCCACTTCCTCCTTGCCATCGGGCAGGGCCAGCCATGTCTGCAGGCCGGAGATCGACATCGGCGCGCCGCGCAGTTCCTCCGGCGTGCGCTCGGAATGCACGATGCCGCGACCGGCCGTCATCAAATTCACGTCGCCGGGCTGGATCACCATTTCGGTGCCGAGCGAATCGCGATGCCGGATCTTGCCGTCGAACAGATAGGTCACCGTCGACAGGCCGATATGCGGATGCGGACGGACATCCATCGCCTGGCTGCCGCGCAGGATCGCCGGGCCCATGCGATCGAAAAAGATGAACGGCCCGACCAGCCGCCTCTTGGCGGTCGGCAACGCCCGACGGACCTCGAAGCCGCCAATATCCTTGGCGTTCGGGATGACCATCAGCTCGATCTGGTCGCTGGCGAAGGCGTCGCCCGCTTCAGGGTCTTTCCCTGGAAAGAAGCTCATGGACTCTCCTTGTCAGCGGTCAAGGACCGCTTTGGCAGCGTCAGGCAAAGCGGATCGCCGCTTTTGCCCGCAGTTTGGCCGCCACCTCTTCGCGATTGCGCGGGTGCTGATGGGTTTCGAGTGAATCGAGCAGCTCGCGCGCCGATGCCGCGATGGCCTCGACCGCATGGTCGAATGCATGCTGGTTCTGTTTCGAGGGCCGTGTCGTTCCGCTCAGCTTGCGGACAAACTGAAGGGCCGCGTCGCGCACTTCGTCATTGGTTGCCGGCGGATCAAAATTGAACAGGGTCTTGATGTTTCTGCACATCGCTTCCGTATCTCCTCTTGTCCTGGGCGCCATATCAATGGCGACGAACCTTATCCTCAATCACGATGATGTCCAAAACTCGGTGAACGGCTCGCGCCTCAGTCCGCGTCGAGCGGCTCCGTGCCAACCGGCTTGCCGTCGCGCGACAGCCTGATCTTCTCGACCTTGTCCTCGGCGGCCTTCAGCAGCCGGTCGCAATGCGCCTTCAGCGCCTCACCGCGCTCATAGATGCGGATCGACTGGTCGAGCGGCACGTCGCCACGCTCCAGATCATCGACGATCTTCTCCAGCGCGTCGAGTGCCTGCTCGAAGCTCATCGCCTTGACGTCTTCGTTGGTCTCAGCAGCCATCATTCATCCTTTCATCAGTCGGCCGACATGGGCGGCGACCGAAAATGCCAGTCCCTGCAGATCGTAGCCGCCCTCGAGCAGGCTGACGAGCCTGTTGCCGCTGTGGCGGGCCGCACGCTGCATCAGCTGGCCGGTCGCCCAGTCGAAATCGTCCTCGGTCAGATTGATCTCGGCCAGCGGGTCGCGATGGTGCGCGTCGAAGCCGGCCGAAATGATGATCAGATCCGGCGCGAAATTGTCGAGCGCCGGCAGGACACGCGACAGGAAGGCATCGCGAAACACCTCGCTGCCGGTCTGCGGTGCCAAAGGCGCGTTGACGATGTTGCCGGCGCCGGTCTCGCTCTTCGCGCCGGTGCCGGGATAGAGCGGCATCTGGTGCGTCGAACAATAGAGCACCGACGGATCGTCCCAGAAAATATCCTGCGTGCCGTTGCCGTGGTGCACGTCCCAGTCGACGACGGCGACGCGCTCGACGCCATGCTTCTTCTGCGCATAGCGCGCGGCGATCGCCGCCGTGTTGAAGAAGCAGAAGCCCATCGCCGTGGTCTTTTCGGCATGGTGGCCGGGCGGACGGGCGGCGACGAAGACATTGTCGGCGCGGCCGGTGAAGACATCGTCCACAGCCGCGTTGGCCGCGCCGATCGCGGTGATCACCGCCTGCCAGCTCTTCGGGCTGGCGGTGGTGTCGGCATCGATACGGGCAAGGCCCTCTTCGGGAATGGCGGCGCGCACACGCGCGACGAAATCGGCAGGATGGGCGTAGAGGATGGTGGCCTCATCGCCTTCAGGCGCCTTGACGCGATCGAGCGCGGCAAAGGCTTCGTCGTCAAGCACGCGCTCGATAGCGCGCAAGCGGTCCGGCCGCTCGGGATGGCCAGGCGGCGTGATGTGCTCGAGGAAGATCGGGTGGGTGTAGAGACGGGTTGTCATGCTCCCTATCTAGTGCCCCGGCGCGGCGATGGCCATGCATTGCGGCTTGATGACTGGGGAAAATCACGCCTGCGTCTATTGGCGTCGCTGCGGGGATTGGCGCTGCCGGCGCTTCGGCGTAAGGTCGCCGCCACTGCCTGGTGCCCGCCGCAAGCGGGAGAATCGGGAACACGGTTGAATTCCGTGGCGTGCCCAACGCTGTGAGGGGGACCGCGCCGGTAAATGCCACTGTCGATGACGGGAAGGCACCGGACGCGGGTTGATCCTGAGCCAGAAGACCGGCCTGGCAGGCATCGTCATCCGCATGGTCAGGCGGACGACATTGATTGCAATCGCAAGGGGACGAGCGATGCCGGAAGCCATGACCGCTCCTATGGGCGACGGATTTGACCAGATGGCGCGCGACGCGGTCTACCGCGCCATGTTCACGCGACGCGATGTGCGCAGCCATTTCCTCCCCACCGCGCTCGACGACGAGGTGCTGGCGCGGCTGCTGCTTGCCGCCCATCACGCACCATCGGTCGGCTTCATGCAGCCGTGGAACTTCATCGTCATTCGCGACGCCAAACGGCGGGAAAAGGTGCGCGACCTGTTCCTTGCCGCGCGTGAGCAGGAGCTGCCGGCCATCGAGGCAGAGCGGCAGGCGCTCTACCGCAAACTCAAGCTGGAAGGCATCTGCGAAAGCGCGCTCAACATCTGCATCACCTGCGACCGCCAGCGCTCGCAGGGCTCACCGCTGGGACGCTGGCACAATCCGGAGATGGATCTCTACAGCACGGTCTGCGCGGTGCAGAATTTCTGGCTGGCGGCGCGGGCCGAAGGCGTCGGTGTCGGCTGGGTCAGCATCATCGAGCCGCAAGCGTTGAAGAGCCTGCTGGCCATTCCCGATCACGTGACGCCGATCGCCTATCTCTGCGTCGGCCGTGTCTCGGAATTCGCGCCGAAACCGGACCTCGAAACGCATGGCTGGGGCCGACGCCTGCCGCTGCCCGAGCTGATCATGAGCGAGACGTTTTCAGGGCAAGGTGAGGCGCCACTCAAATCAGCGGTGGCACACCTCAACACCGTTGCTGTTGCGTCGGCGACCACCTGCCCGGCCGATCAGCGCGTCGCGCCAGCCGTGCCCCAGCGCGAACCGCCGAAGGAAGCCAGCGCCTTGTCCTTGAGTTCCCTGAACTTCGACGACGCCTCGGCCAGCCGGGCATCCCAGGCCGGATCGGGCACCTGGCCGGCAATGGTCTTGAAATAGACCTGCATCAGGCAAGCGATGGCGAACGGCTCGATGAACGCTGCCTTGAAAGCCCAGGCGAAGACGATGGCGAGCACGAAGGCCCAGCCGGCGAGCTGCCCTGGCATCATGAAGAGAATGGCGGCGGCCGGGGCCAGCATCAGCAGGAAGATGACGAACGACACGGCCCACATGATGATCGCCAGCCAGACGGCGTTCTTGACCATGGTCTTGCCGTTCTGGGCATAGAGCACGACGCCTTGGCGCGCGGTCTCGAAGGGCGAGGACGAATTGATGCGGATGTTGTAGCCGAGGATGATCTCGTCGACGTAGGTCAGCGACAGGCGGATCACCGTGTTGATGAACGAGACCAGCCCGCTCAGGCCCGGAATGGGCAGGAAAGCGGCGATGCCGCCGAGCAGGCCGGTGATGGCGCGGATGGCGCCCTTGACCAGCTGGTCGACGACGAAAAGGATGTTGGCCTCGGCGAACCGCTCGGTGACGACCTGCTTGGCATAGGCGATCTGGTTCTGGCCGTCGGGAACATCCCGGCCATCGATCAGATGAACCATGACGGCGATATGGCCGGCCTTGACGACGTAGAGGATGTATTCGCGGATCCAGTAGACGGCGATCGAGACGACGCCGAAACCGACCACGCCACCCCACAGGGCAAAAGACAGCGGCCCGTCAGGATCGGTGGAGATATGGCCGACGCCATAGCCGACCGAGGCGCCGGTGCCGGTCGCCATGATGTAGGCCAGCGTGATGCCGAAATAGACGATCATGCGAAAGACAATGAAGGGCCAGGTCCTGATCATGATGGACACCGACCTGCCGATCTCGAAATCCCACATGCTCCGAATCTCCCCTCAGAGATGGCTGCGGAGGATGCGCTCTGCCTGAAGATTGTCAATCGTGGGCGGTGCCAGCGAGGCGCCCAACGGGGATTTTAGTTCTGTTATGAACCTGGTTTCCTGAGCAGGCCCTCCAGCAGTTGCTTGAACGCCGCCACGACCATCTTCGACGTCGCTTCGGGGTCGTTCGAATTGGCGATCCGCTGCGCCGCCTGGCTGCTGGCGCCATTGATCAGCCGTGCGGCGGTCTCGGGGTCGACGCTCGGGACGACCACCCCTTCCCCCTGCAGGGCGGTCAGATGATCGGTCATTGAACCAACGCAGGCATTGGCATTCGACCATTGTGCCGGATCGCCCAGCACGGCCGGGCCGTCGCGGAACATGATGCGCTGGATTTCCGGCTCCAGCGCCATCTCGATATAGGTCGTGCATTCGTCGACGAAATGCTGCCAGCGAGTCGGCGCTTTCGAGGCGACCTCATTCACCCGAGCCGCCATCTCGCCGTCGATTTCGGCGATAACTGCCTCCAGCAGTCCCTTCTTGTCACCGAAGTGATGATAGAGTGCGCCGCGCGTCAGTCCGGCCGAGGCAGTGAAATCATCCATCGACGCTTCGGCGTAGCCTGTCGTGCCGAAGGCCTGGCGGGCCGCGGCGATCAGCTTGGCGCGAGTCTCTGCGATCATCTCCTTGCGGGGTCTGTGCATTCTGTCTGGCCTTATCCACATACGTTCCGTATGCCAATTGACATACGTCGCGTATGGTCTATCTAATCCTCATACGCTCCGTATGTAATTGTCAGATGGCCTTTTGTCGAGGAACCCCATGCAAAACCCCTATGCTGAAATCTTTCGTGCTCCGGGAACCAAGGGCTTCGCGGCCGCCGGCTTCATCGCGCGCCTGCCGATTGCCATGGCGCCGATCGGCATTGTGGCAATGCTGTCGCAGACGCGCGGCGAATACTGGCTGGCGGGTGCGGTCTCGGCGACGTTTGCTCTGGGCAACGCATTCGTTTCACCGCAAACGTCGAGGCTGGTGGATCGCCTTGGCCAGACGCGGGTTGCGGTCCCCACCACCCTCATCACATTTATCGCCTTTGCGGTGCTGATTGTTGCGGCCAATCAGGACTGGCCGGTATGGACACTGTTCGTGTCGGCGCTGGCCGCAGCCGCCATGCCCAGCATGCCGGCGATGGTTCGCGCGCGCTGGACCGAGCTTTTTCGCGGACGTCCGCAAATGAACACTGCATTCGCCTTCGAGTCGGTCGCGGACGAACTGGTCTACATTCTCGGCGCATCGCTTTCGGTGGGACTTAGCGCTGCGCTGTTTCCGGAGGCCGGCGTTCTGGTAAGCACGCTGTTTCTTGCCATTGGCTGGGCCGCGTTCATCCTGCAGCGTTCGAGCGAACCACAAGTGCGGCCGGTTGGTCATGGCTCCGCCGGCTCGGCAATCCGTATGCGGCCGGTGCAGATCATCACCTTCGCCATAATCTTCGTTGGCGCGACCTTCGCGACGACGGAGGTCAGCACGATAGCGCTCACCAAGGAGCTTGGGCAGCCCGGTGCCGCCAGCCTCGTCATCGGCGTCTATGCAGTGGGATCGTTCGCGCTTGGCATTGTGGTCGGCGCGCTCAACCTGAAGGCGCCGCTACAGCGGCAACTCGCCATTGCAGTCGCCGTCCTGGCGCTCAGCACATTGCTGCCGCTCACGGCTGGCTCAGTGCCACTACTGGCCCTGACCGTGTTCCTTAGCGGCGTGGCGATCTCGCCGACCTTCATCACCGCGTTCGGCCTGATCGAGCGGCATGTGCCGGAAGCGATGCTGACCGAGGGCATCACCTGGGTGACAACAGGGATCGGCATCGGAATGGCGTTGGGCGCGTTCGTCGCCGGCGCGGTGGTGGATGCGTTCGGCGCCCAGAGCGGGTTCTGGGTCTCCGTTGCATCAGGCACGATTGCGCTGGCCACCGTGCTGCTCGGCCAACGCAGCCTGGCCACCCGCGAATGCGACCTGGATGGGTGTGAGGCTGCCGCCGTTCCAGCGGAATAGCGCGCTCGGTCCCTGTTGGGGCCGGGCACTCCGCTCTATGCGGCAGGGCTTGAAATCCAGCGCGGTCGTGCCAGCGCAAAAAGCATTGTTGGCGCTCCGTGCAGCATCACCTCTTGTTCGAAGGTGAAGCCGCATTTCTCCAGCACGCGCCGCGATGCGGGGTTGGCGGCGCGGACGAGGCCAATGACCCGGTCGGCATGCAGAGGGCCGAACGCGGCCTGCAGCGCCGCCGCAACCAGTTCCGTGGCATAGCCATGTCCCCAGCTTTCCGGATGAAGATGGTAGGACAGGTTCAGGCCGTCGAAATCCGCCGAGACGGTGACACCGCCGAAGCCGATCAGCTTTCCATCGGCTTCGACCGCCCAGCGGCCAAAGCCATGCTTGTCCCAGTGGCCGATGTCGCGAGCCAGCCTGGCGGCGCTCTGCTGAGGCGTGTCCGCAACAGGATCGGGGCGATGGGCGACAGGTTCCCAGCGTGAGAAGAGATCGATCAGGAAATCCAGATCAGCCTGCGCCGGCCGGCGCAGCAAAAGCCGCTCGCTGCGCTGGCTCAGAGGCAATGACGCGTTCATGCCGTCATCTCCCGGCAAAGGGATTGGTCGACCTCTCAGATAATCTCGGTCTTGGCGATGTGGATGCCAAAGCCTTCGAGGCCGACATAGTGGCGCTCGCGTGAGGCGATCAGGTTGATCGAGGAAATGCCGAGATCTTTCAGGATCTGCGCGCCGAGGCCGATTTCGCGCCATTCATTCTCGCGCCGGCGGGCCTCTTCGTGATCCTCGCGGTCGCCGCTCTGCGGGCGCTTGCGCTCCTGATGGGCGACGCCGACCGAACCCTCTCTGAGATAGACGATGACGCCGCGCTTGCGCTCGCCCATCGCCTTCATGATGGCATCCAGCCGATGGCTGGTGCCGAAGACGTCTGTCACCACATCCTCGGAATGCAGCCGCACCGGCACGTCCTCGCCGTCGCGTATGTCGCCGAAGACGACGGCGACGTGATGCATCGTGTCCCAGGGCAGCGTGTAGGTGAAAACCTGCGCCTTGCCGCCGAGCGTGTCGATATCAGAGCAGGCGACGCGTTCGACCAGCGTTTCCTTGCGTTGCCGATAGGCGATGAGGTCGGCGACCGAAACCTGCTTGAGACCATGCTCTTCGGCGAAAGCCTGCACTTGCGGGCCCCGCTTGACGGTGCCGTCGTCGTTGACCAGTTCGGAAATGACGCCGATCGGCGGCAGGCCGGCGAGCTTGCACAGGTCGACCGCCGCTTCGGTATGGCCTGAACGCATCAGGACGCCGCCTTCACGCGCGATCAGCGGAAAGATGTGGCCGGGGCGGACGAAGTCGGAGGCGCCGACATTGCCATTGGCGAGGTTGCGCACGGTCAGCGTGCGGTCGTCGGCCGAAATGCCTGTCGTCGTGCCATGCTTGAAATCGACGCTGACGGTGAAGGCGGTGGTGTGGGCGGAATCATTGTCGGCAACCATCGGCTGCAGGTTGAGCCGCTTGGCTTCCTCGCGCGGCATCGGGGTGCAGACGATGCCCGAAGTGTTGCGGACGATGAAGGCCATCTTCTCCGGCGTGCAGTGGACGGCGGCAACGATCAGATCGCCCTCGTTCTCGCGCCCGTCATCGTCCATGACGACGACGATCTCGCCGCGTTCGAAGGCCCGGATAGCTTCGACAATCTTCTTCTGGTCGTAAGGCATGGACGCTCGCTTTGCTCGCAGGGCAGTAGGGGAATAGGGCAGTAAGGCAGCAGGGGAAAGCAAAAATTTGGCTGTCTGAGCGTTGGGCGTAGCATACTGCCCTACTGCCCTACTGCCCTACTGCCCTACTGCCCTACTCCCTTCCCCGTCTGTCCCCGATGGCGCAGATAGTGATCGGCGATCGCGCAGGCAACCATCGCCTCGCCGATCGGCACGGCGCGGATGCCGACGCAGGGGTCATGCCGGCCCTTGGTCATCACCTCGACGTCGTTGCCGTCCTTGTCGATCGACTTGCGCGGCGTCAGGATCGACGAGGTCGGCTTGACGGCGAAGCGCGCAATGATCGCCTGACCGGTCGAGATGCCGCCGAGGATGCCGCCGGCATTGTTGGACAGGAACACCGGCTTGCCGTCATTGCCGATGCGCATCTCGTCGGCATTCTGTTCGCCGGTGATGCGCGCCGCCTCGAAACCATTGCCGATCTCGACGCCCTTGACGGCGTTGATCGACATCAGCCCGGAGGCGATATCCTGGTCGAGCTTGGCATAGATCGGCGCGCCGAGCCCCGGCGGAACGCCGTCGGTGACGATCTCGATCACCGCGCCGACCGAGGAACCGGCCTTGCGGATGCCGTCGAGATACTGCGTGAAGACGGGAACGGAAGCCGGATCGGGGGTGAAAAATGGATTCTCCGCATCGCCAATGAAATTCCAGTTCCAGTTGGCGCGGTCGATCGACTTTTCGCCCATCGACACCAGCGCGCCGCGCACCACCATGCCCGGCACCACCTTGCGCGCCAAGGCACCGGCTGCCACACGCGCCGCCGTCTCGCGGGCGGAGGAGCGGCCGCCGCCGCGATAGTCGCGTATGCCGTATTTGACGTCATAGGTGTAGTCGGCATGGCCTGGCCGATACTGGCGGGCGATCTCGCCATAGTCCTTCGAACGCTGATCGACATTCTCGATCATCATCGAGACCGGCGTGCCGGTGGTGATCATGGTCTCGCCGTCCTCGTCGAGCACGAAGCCCGACAGCACCTTCACCTCGTCCGGCTCCCGGCGCTGGGTGACGAAACGCGACTGTCCCGGCCGGCGTTTGTCGAGTTCGGCCTGGATCTCGGCACGCGTGAAGCGGATACCGGGGGGGCAGCCGTCGACCACGCAGCCAATTGCTGCTCCATGGCTTTCGCCCCAGGTGGTGACGCGGAAAAGATGGCCGAACGTGTTGTGAGACATGGAAAAGTGCCCTGCCCGGCAGCGGAGCCGGTTGAAGCCTGCCTTCTATTGGCGTTTTTTGCAGTGGTCAAACTGTCATCCCCGCCGTTTAAGTTTTGACACATTCGGCTGGTTTCTGCTTTCTTCCATCCGCCGTTGAGGATCCGCCGCCACAGTGCCGGCGCAATGACCAAAGAGGACGATTATGCGTACCCTGATTGGCGCTGTTGCCGCCACGCTGCTCTATTCCACCGCTGCTTTCGCCGGCCAGACCGAAGGCCTGATCAAGAAGATCGACAAGGACGCGCTGATTCTGACGCTGGACGACGGCAAATCCTACAAGCTGAACGCCGAGACCGATCTCGACGCGCTGAAGCCGGGCATGGACATCGTCATCGCTTACGACGTGACCAACGGCGAGAACGTCATCACCGACATGCAGTTGCCGGACGGCGACACGAACTAAAGCTTCCGACCCAATTTGGATGCGTGCCGTCGGTTCGACATTCCGCCGAGCCGGCTCAGTCGTCTCTTACGCGATTACGGCCGCAACTGCCGTGTCATTTCCTGGGCCATTGTAGACCGCCTAAAGCCACTCCAGGCTCTTGCCTTCGAGTTTGAGCACGCGATCCTGCGGTATCTCCAGGTTCGCGGCCTCGTCTTCGGCCATATCAAGCACGAAGCGAAACAGCGTGCGCATGACGCCGCCATGTGTCACACAGATTGTCCTGCGGTCCATCTCGTCGAAGCAGGGCTTCACCCGTTCGAGCAGCATCTGATAGCTCTCCGCACCGTCGCCGGGCGGCTGAAAGTTCCATTTGTCCAGTGCGCGGGACCGGCTTGCTCCGGGTGACTGCGTCTCGAGCTCGGCAAAGGTAAAACTCTGCCAGTCACCGAAATTGACTTCAATGAGGCGTGCATCGGTTCGATAGGCGAGCGGATCGAGCGTCATCGCGGCGCGGATGCGTTCCATCGTCTCGCGCGTCCGGCGCATCGGGCTGGCGACGAAGTCGAATTCCCCGGGATCGCCGACAAGTTCGGCCAGCCGATGACCGTTCCCGGTCGCCTGTTCGCGGCCAAGGACATTGAGATCAGTATCGGCCTGCCCCTGAAGCCGGAACTCGGCGTTCCACGCGGTCTGGCCGTGGCGCACGATATAAACCAGCGGGTACATCAGGTCTTCCGGAGGTCGGGCCTGGGCCAGGGCGGAGGATAGGCGGGGGGAATTAGTCCTTGACCGTCGAAATATCGGGCGCGTCGACCGCCTTCATGCCGACCACGTGATAGCCGGAATCGACATGGTGCACTTCGCCGGTGACGCCACGCGACAGGTCTGACAGGAAATAGACGCCGGAATCCCCGACCTCTTCCTGCGTGACCGTCTGCTTCAGCGGCGAGTTGTA includes:
- a CDS encoding GNAT family N-acetyltransferase, whose protein sequence is MNASLPLSQRSERLLLRRPAQADLDFLIDLFSRWEPVAHRPDPVADTPQQSAARLARDIGHWDKHGFGRWAVEADGKLIGFGGVTVSADFDGLNLSYHLHPESWGHGYATELVAAALQAAFGPLHADRVIGLVRAANPASRRVLEKCGFTFEQEVMLHGAPTMLFALARPRWISSPAA
- a CDS encoding histone deacetylase family protein, with translation MTTRLYTHPIFLEHITPPGHPERPDRLRAIERVLDDEAFAALDRVKAPEGDEATILYAHPADFVARVRAAIPEEGLARIDADTTASPKSWQAVITAIGAANAAVDDVFTGRADNVFVAARPPGHHAEKTTAMGFCFFNTAAIAARYAQKKHGVERVAVVDWDVHHGNGTQDIFWDDPSVLYCSTHQMPLYPGTGAKSETGAGNIVNAPLAPQTGSEVFRDAFLSRVLPALDNFAPDLIIISAGFDAHHRDPLAEINLTEDDFDWATGQLMQRAARHSGNRLVSLLEGGYDLQGLAFSVAAHVGRLMKG
- a CDS encoding MFS transporter produces the protein MQNPYAEIFRAPGTKGFAAAGFIARLPIAMAPIGIVAMLSQTRGEYWLAGAVSATFALGNAFVSPQTSRLVDRLGQTRVAVPTTLITFIAFAVLIVAANQDWPVWTLFVSALAAAAMPSMPAMVRARWTELFRGRPQMNTAFAFESVADELVYILGASLSVGLSAALFPEAGVLVSTLFLAIGWAAFILQRSSEPQVRPVGHGSAGSAIRMRPVQIITFAIIFVGATFATTEVSTIALTKELGQPGAASLVIGVYAVGSFALGIVVGALNLKAPLQRQLAIAVAVLALSTLLPLTAGSVPLLALTVFLSGVAISPTFITAFGLIERHVPEAMLTEGITWVTTGIGIGMALGAFVAGAVVDAFGAQSGFWVSVASGTIALATVLLGQRSLATRECDLDGCEAAAVPAE
- the dxs gene encoding 1-deoxy-D-xylulose-5-phosphate synthase produces the protein MNATPHTPLLDKVRIPADLRALDESELPQLASELRLELVDAVSRTGGHLGAGLGVVELTVALHYVFNTPDDRLIWDVGHQAYPHKILTGRRDRIRTLRQEGGLSGFTRRAESEYDPFGAAHSSTSISAGLGMAAARDLAGGRNNVIAVIGDGAMSAGMAYEAMNNAGALDARLIVILNDNDMSIAPPTGAMSAYLARLASGKAYAGLRDFGKKLTSYLGKRADRAITRAVEHARGYVTGGTLFEELGFYHIGPIDGHNLEHLIPVLKNVRDNGEGPVLIHVVTQKGKGYAPAEEAADKYHGVNKFDVITGAQAKAPANAPAYTKVFAESLIQEAREDDRIVAVTAAMPSGTGLDLFGEVFPSRTFDVGIAEQHAVTFAAGLATEGYKPFAAVYSTFLQRAYDQVVHDVAIQKLPVRFPIDRAGFVGADGATHCGAFDTTFLASLPGFVVMAAADEAELRHMVRTAASYDDGPIAFRYPRGNGVGVDMPERGSVLEIGKGRIVREGTKVALLSFGTRLQDCLIAAEELGAAGLSTTVADARFAKPLDQDLIRRLARSHEVLVTVEEGAIGGFASHVLQFLAHEGLLESGLKVRPLVLPDVFADHAKPEKMYADAGLDAAGIVRTVFTALGHTARAQRA
- a CDS encoding TetR/AcrR family transcriptional regulator produces the protein MHRPRKEMIAETRAKLIAAARQAFGTTGYAEASMDDFTASAGLTRGALYHHFGDKKGLLEAVIAEIDGEMAARVNEVASKAPTRWQHFVDECTTYIEMALEPEIQRIMFRDGPAVLGDPAQWSNANACVGSMTDHLTALQGEGVVVPSVDPETAARLINGASSQAAQRIANSNDPEATSKMVVAAFKQLLEGLLRKPGS
- a CDS encoding exodeoxyribonuclease VII small subunit, with the protein product MAAETNEDVKAMSFEQALDALEKIVDDLERGDVPLDQSIRIYERGEALKAHCDRLLKAAEDKVEKIRLSRDGKPVGTEPLDAD
- a CDS encoding DUF2277 domain-containing protein, translating into MCRNIKTLFNFDPPATNDEVRDAALQFVRKLSGTTRPSKQNQHAFDHAVEAIAASARELLDSLETHQHPRNREEVAAKLRAKAAIRFA
- the ribB gene encoding 3,4-dihydroxy-2-butanone-4-phosphate synthase, which gives rise to MPYDQKKIVEAIRAFERGEIVVVMDDDGRENEGDLIVAAVHCTPEKMAFIVRNTSGIVCTPMPREEAKRLNLQPMVADNDSAHTTAFTVSVDFKHGTTTGISADDRTLTVRNLANGNVGASDFVRPGHIFPLIAREGGVLMRSGHTEAAVDLCKLAGLPPIGVISELVNDDGTVKRGPQVQAFAEEHGLKQVSVADLIAYRQRKETLVERVACSDIDTLGGKAQVFTYTLPWDTMHHVAVVFGDIRDGEDVPVRLHSEDVVTDVFGTSHRLDAIMKAMGERKRGVIVYLREGSVGVAHQERKRPQSGDREDHEEARRRENEWREIGLGAQILKDLGISSINLIASRERHYVGLEGFGIHIAKTEII
- a CDS encoding pirin family protein; amino-acid sequence: MSFFPGKDPEAGDAFASDQIELMVIPNAKDIGGFEVRRALPTAKRRLVGPFIFFDRMGPAILRGSQAMDVRPHPHIGLSTVTYLFDGKIRHRDSLGTEMVIQPGDVNLMTAGRGIVHSERTPEELRGAPMSISGLQTWLALPDGKEEVAPVFENTAALRLPEIDAEGVRGRVVIGDFQGLRSPVRADTETLYADLRLAPGASIKIPADAEERAIYTLEGEVAISGDVFPAERLLVFRPGDEIIISSQSGAHFMLFGGASLGSKRYIWWNFVSSSKERIEQAKQEWKTGRFDIVPGDEEEFIPLPES